The Apium graveolens cultivar Ventura chromosome 11, ASM990537v1, whole genome shotgun sequence genome has a window encoding:
- the LOC141696259 gene encoding secreted RxLR effector protein 161-like: MLYLTSSRPDIAFVVQHPSQLLHAPRTKHLEAVHRVLRYLQLTKDHGLFFSSQNNLQLKGYSDSDWGGCAISRRSVGGYTFFLGNVVVSWRSKKQHVVSKSSAKAEYRALADASCEAVWLTGLLKELACILLVLSKDNAADILTKGLGKALHWKCSSTHSGHYLLLCAFTV, from the exons ATGTTATATCTCACATCATCCAGACCTGATATTGCTTTTGTTGTGCAACACCCTAGTCAGCTTTTACATGCTCCAAGGACTAAACATCTAGAAGCTGTGCATAGAGTTCTGAGATATTTGCAGTTGACAAAGGATCATGGTTTGTTCTTCTCTTCTCAGAATAATTTGCAACTTAAGGGTTATAGTGACAGTGATTGGGGTGGTTGTGCTATAAGTAGGAGGTCTGTTGGAGGATATACTTTTTTCCTTGGTAATGTAGTAGTTTCTTGGAGATCCAAGAAACAACATGTGGTCTCTAAGAGCTCAGCAAAAGCTGAATATAGAGCATTAGCAGATGCTTCATGTGAAGCAGTATGGCTGACTGGTTTGTTAAAGGAACTTGCTTGCATTCTTCTG GTCCTTTCTAAAGATAATGCTGCAGATATCTTGACAAAAGGCTTAGGCAAAGCTCTGCACTGGAAATGTTCATCTACTCACTCTGGGCATTACTTACTCTTGTGTGCCTTCACTGTGTGA